A genomic segment from Streptomyces antibioticus encodes:
- a CDS encoding glutamate synthase-related protein, with amino-acid sequence MNHSTSGLYDPARDHSDCGVGFLTRLDGTPSHDVILKGDEALRAIPHRGGSSAEGVGDGAGVSVDLSVEFFGALTGQPLRAGHFGVANCFVPADADRREAAVDLVGRGIAAQGFEVLLVRDVPVDHSVARPAAEQYQLPIVQWVFRAPEQWERAEVDAAAHRALLAVEAVAYADDTCAGLYPLSLSARTQVLKGRLNSGEVIGYFTDLCDPRHSVRSLYFHTRFSTNTEPHPTMAQPFRLMAHNGELNTDRKNRLSDEALARARTRSIVRPPGQSDSSRLDQTLQSRVFDDGLDLVEAVVSLMPPAWENDGTLPDAVRDMLEYFSLYEEKNDGPAAVIFSDGDVVGARLDRLGLRPLRTVETAEYLMVASEAGQVAFPDDEVVHRGRIEAGGMLVMDHRTGRRMRTREVLDALAARRPYSELLDAARVNLDDLPAPDYYRGTTTLGYDGDLSLAGRYVAYSLNQESFRFMLDPMLATGSERISAMGYGNAINALSDTEGGMAKYFSQRFAQVTNPPLDSIREADGMSMRVALGPKPDGTGNTNGRQLVVSSPVLGHLDMVRLRDQRIVPLERFAMLYAPVSGDETANADALRTALGQLCDDVERFAAGGGGIALLTDRAISSTRAPLPVILAVAAVNQRLIETGLRLRVSIVAESGQLASSHHVATALGFGASAVYSLSARLRAEEKYPSAAAPAGEITETDRALAKFRKAAEKSLAKTMGRVGLCTAESYIGGEFFEPNYLDTRDDVFARTFPHMEAPVGGVGFARIAQAATDWHERARAVETEQQIPLLGLFKERSDGAGHSFGVTAVRGFGGMTEERPEFGRPGDPEALRLLTLGQLDDAFGITDAAYRNTGYDALSDAEIDAFRITPGYRDFLRTTHEERSRRPAALRDVLALPADVTGLRTAEDFARELGRFSTTGNASVTARGVSVSALDGTAVRLSLTVPGPDGAERHAALAAGLALAHPGEVETVDVRADRVDVTAVGTAARLLALLDGAPDSVPLDEVQPAHEITRSLASGAMSHGALVATAHEAVAHGTNMVGGMSNSGEGGEHHSRYGTIRGSRIKQFASGRFGIWAGYLADPMLQELEIKIGQGAKPGEGGQLPAPKVTVDIAAARGGTPGVELISPPPHHDTYSIEDLAQLIHDCKAARVRVVVKLVSSEGIGTIAVGVAKAGADVINVAGNTGGTGAAAVTSLKYAGRSAEIGVAEVHQALVANGLRQKVVLRCSGAHQTGGDVVTSALLGGDSFEFGTTALMMLGCVMAKNCNVKCPAGLTTNAEAFEGDPRALAQYLLNIAHDVRQILARLGLRSLREARGRTDLLQLLDHPASVGRLDVRRLLARVPEKTVADPEYLEKDFTTDDALIERVRAALVDRREPSVLVDGIRLRNSDKSVGGQLGIDVERLLNHEFDGDVPAVVADDRGRRRLVDGAVRIRTNGSAGQSYGVFCNDGITLEHTGTANDGVGKSQSGGRIVVRAPGGGSAERGGNVLVGNFALFGATGGRTFVQGEAGDRFAVRNSGATAVVEGVGDFGCEYMTGGTVLNLGGFGKGLGNGMSGGFLYQYDPEGELAGRVSADSLLVFPVTDTGHGAFHEQAVRLLLAWHAEATGSPLAARLLADWENERRHVYCGMPRALLLSQDAGEILAAATRSELLDELATSIATDKLRAFKVDYRDRRTVLGGRAPAFGDQGSDDMFSLLSSYAVLGAAQDLALQRVPGASGPDDPRVAEAVRNLVLTEDFFVKQRVVKYLRGTLDRFDDGELATLIAIKRLDDYKSALRQRNNLSVDAPGTYGWILHQNAKNAGRVRAARFDELLATAALDDIAGRRVPQAPTETVTA; translated from the coding sequence TTGAATCACTCGACCTCGGGTCTGTACGACCCTGCCCGCGACCACAGTGACTGCGGCGTCGGTTTCCTCACCCGTCTCGACGGCACGCCGAGCCATGACGTCATCCTCAAGGGCGACGAAGCGCTCCGCGCCATCCCGCACCGTGGCGGCAGTTCGGCCGAGGGTGTCGGCGACGGCGCGGGCGTGAGCGTCGACCTGTCGGTGGAGTTCTTCGGCGCCCTCACCGGACAGCCGCTGCGCGCCGGGCACTTCGGCGTCGCCAACTGCTTCGTGCCGGCCGACGCGGACCGTCGCGAGGCCGCGGTGGACCTCGTGGGCCGCGGCATCGCCGCGCAGGGCTTCGAGGTGCTGCTCGTCCGTGACGTGCCGGTGGACCACAGCGTCGCCCGTCCCGCCGCCGAGCAGTACCAACTGCCCATCGTGCAGTGGGTGTTCCGCGCGCCCGAGCAGTGGGAGCGGGCCGAGGTCGACGCCGCCGCGCACCGCGCGCTGCTCGCGGTCGAGGCCGTCGCCTACGCCGACGACACCTGCGCCGGGCTGTATCCGCTGTCGCTGAGCGCGCGCACCCAGGTGCTCAAGGGACGGCTCAACTCCGGTGAGGTCATCGGCTACTTCACCGATCTGTGCGACCCGCGGCACTCCGTGCGCTCGCTGTACTTCCACACCCGGTTCTCCACCAACACCGAGCCGCACCCCACCATGGCGCAGCCGTTCCGCCTCATGGCGCACAACGGCGAGCTGAACACCGACCGCAAGAACCGGCTCTCCGACGAGGCGCTCGCGCGGGCCCGCACCCGCAGCATCGTGCGCCCGCCGGGGCAGTCCGACTCCAGCCGGCTCGACCAGACCTTGCAGAGCCGGGTGTTCGACGACGGTCTCGACCTCGTCGAGGCGGTCGTGTCGCTGATGCCGCCCGCCTGGGAGAACGACGGCACCCTGCCCGACGCCGTCCGCGACATGCTGGAGTACTTCTCGCTGTACGAGGAGAAGAACGACGGTCCGGCGGCCGTGATCTTCAGCGACGGCGACGTGGTCGGCGCCCGGCTCGACCGGCTCGGCCTGCGCCCGCTGCGCACCGTCGAGACCGCCGAGTACCTGATGGTGGCGTCGGAGGCCGGGCAGGTCGCGTTCCCCGACGACGAGGTCGTCCACCGGGGCCGTATCGAGGCCGGCGGCATGCTCGTCATGGACCACCGCACCGGCCGCCGGATGCGCACCCGCGAGGTGCTCGACGCCCTCGCCGCGCGCCGCCCGTACAGCGAACTCCTCGACGCGGCCCGGGTGAACCTCGACGACCTGCCGGCGCCGGACTACTACCGGGGCACCACGACACTCGGCTACGACGGCGATCTGAGCCTCGCGGGCCGGTACGTGGCGTACTCGCTGAACCAGGAGAGCTTCCGGTTCATGCTCGACCCGATGCTCGCCACCGGGTCGGAGCGGATCTCCGCGATGGGGTACGGCAACGCCATCAACGCGCTCAGCGACACCGAGGGCGGTATGGCGAAGTACTTCTCGCAGCGCTTCGCCCAGGTCACCAACCCGCCGCTGGACAGCATCCGCGAGGCCGACGGCATGAGCATGCGCGTCGCGCTCGGCCCCAAGCCGGACGGCACCGGCAACACCAACGGCCGTCAGCTCGTGGTGAGTTCGCCCGTGCTCGGGCATCTCGACATGGTGCGGCTGCGCGACCAGCGGATCGTGCCGCTGGAACGGTTCGCCATGCTCTACGCCCCGGTGTCCGGGGACGAGACGGCCAACGCCGACGCCCTCCGCACCGCGCTGGGCCAACTCTGCGACGACGTGGAGCGGTTCGCGGCCGGCGGGGGCGGGATCGCGCTCCTCACCGACCGGGCGATCTCCTCGACGCGCGCCCCGCTGCCGGTGATCCTGGCCGTCGCCGCCGTCAACCAGCGGCTGATCGAGACCGGGCTCAGGCTGCGGGTCTCGATCGTCGCCGAGAGCGGCCAGCTCGCCTCGTCGCACCATGTGGCGACCGCGCTCGGCTTCGGCGCCTCGGCCGTCTACAGCCTCAGCGCACGGCTGCGCGCCGAGGAGAAGTACCCGAGCGCCGCGGCGCCCGCCGGTGAGATCACCGAGACCGACCGGGCCCTCGCCAAGTTCCGCAAGGCGGCGGAGAAGTCGCTCGCCAAGACCATGGGCCGGGTCGGACTGTGCACCGCCGAGAGCTACATCGGCGGCGAGTTCTTCGAGCCCAACTACCTCGACACCCGCGACGACGTGTTCGCGCGGACCTTCCCGCACATGGAGGCCCCGGTCGGCGGGGTCGGCTTCGCCCGGATCGCGCAGGCCGCGACCGACTGGCACGAGCGGGCCCGCGCCGTGGAGACCGAGCAGCAGATCCCGCTGCTGGGCCTGTTCAAGGAGCGGTCGGACGGCGCCGGACACTCCTTCGGCGTCACCGCCGTGCGCGGCTTCGGCGGAATGACCGAGGAGCGGCCGGAGTTCGGGCGTCCCGGCGACCCGGAGGCCCTGCGCCTGCTCACCCTCGGCCAGCTCGACGACGCGTTCGGCATCACCGACGCCGCGTACCGCAACACCGGGTACGACGCGCTGAGCGACGCCGAGATCGACGCGTTCCGGATCACCCCCGGGTACCGCGACTTCCTGCGCACGACGCACGAGGAGCGCTCGCGCCGCCCGGCCGCGCTGCGGGACGTGCTCGCGCTGCCCGCGGACGTCACCGGGCTGCGCACGGCGGAGGACTTCGCCCGCGAGCTGGGCCGGTTCTCCACGACCGGCAACGCCAGCGTCACGGCCCGTGGGGTCAGCGTCTCCGCCCTCGACGGGACGGCCGTACGGCTGAGCCTGACCGTGCCGGGACCCGACGGCGCCGAACGTCATGCCGCGCTGGCCGCGGGGCTCGCCCTCGCGCACCCCGGCGAGGTCGAGACGGTGGACGTGCGGGCCGACCGCGTGGACGTCACCGCCGTCGGCACGGCCGCCCGGCTGCTCGCGCTGCTGGACGGCGCCCCGGACAGCGTCCCGCTCGACGAGGTGCAGCCCGCGCACGAGATCACCCGGTCGCTGGCCTCCGGCGCGATGAGCCACGGCGCGCTGGTGGCGACCGCGCACGAGGCCGTCGCGCACGGCACCAACATGGTCGGCGGCATGTCGAACAGCGGCGAGGGCGGCGAGCACCACTCCCGCTACGGCACCATCCGCGGCTCGCGCATCAAGCAGTTCGCGTCCGGCCGGTTCGGCATCTGGGCGGGCTATCTCGCCGACCCGATGCTCCAGGAGCTGGAGATCAAGATCGGTCAGGGCGCGAAGCCGGGCGAGGGCGGCCAGTTGCCCGCGCCGAAGGTCACCGTCGACATCGCGGCCGCGCGCGGCGGCACCCCGGGCGTCGAGCTGATCTCGCCGCCGCCGCACCACGACACCTACTCGATCGAGGACCTCGCGCAGCTCATCCACGACTGCAAGGCCGCCCGCGTCCGGGTCGTCGTCAAGCTGGTGTCCTCGGAGGGCATCGGCACCATCGCGGTCGGCGTCGCCAAGGCCGGCGCGGACGTCATCAACGTGGCCGGGAACACCGGCGGTACGGGTGCCGCGGCCGTCACCAGCCTGAAGTACGCGGGGCGTTCGGCGGAGATCGGGGTCGCCGAGGTGCATCAGGCGCTCGTCGCCAACGGGCTGCGGCAGAAGGTCGTGCTGCGCTGTTCCGGCGCGCACCAGACCGGCGGCGACGTCGTCACCTCGGCCCTTCTCGGCGGCGACAGCTTCGAGTTCGGCACCACGGCGCTGATGATGCTCGGCTGTGTCATGGCGAAGAACTGCAACGTGAAGTGCCCGGCCGGACTCACCACGAACGCCGAGGCGTTCGAGGGCGACCCGCGCGCGCTGGCGCAGTACCTCCTCAACATCGCGCACGACGTCCGGCAGATCCTCGCCCGGCTCGGACTGCGCTCGCTGCGCGAGGCCCGCGGCCGCACCGACCTGCTCCAGCTCCTCGACCACCCGGCGAGCGTCGGCCGGCTCGACGTGCGCCGGCTGCTGGCGCGCGTCCCCGAGAAGACCGTGGCGGACCCGGAGTACCTGGAGAAGGACTTCACCACCGACGACGCGCTCATCGAGCGGGTCCGGGCCGCGCTCGTGGACCGGCGCGAACCGTCCGTGCTCGTGGACGGCATCCGGCTGCGCAACAGCGACAAGTCGGTGGGCGGCCAGCTCGGCATCGACGTCGAGCGGCTCCTCAACCACGAGTTCGACGGCGACGTGCCCGCCGTCGTCGCCGACGACCGCGGCCGCCGCCGGCTGGTCGACGGCGCCGTCCGGATCCGCACCAACGGCTCGGCCGGCCAGTCGTACGGCGTCTTCTGCAACGACGGCATCACCCTGGAGCACACCGGCACCGCGAACGACGGCGTCGGCAAGAGCCAGAGCGGCGGCCGGATCGTCGTCCGCGCCCCGGGCGGCGGCAGCGCCGAACGCGGCGGCAACGTGCTCGTCGGGAACTTCGCGCTGTTCGGCGCGACCGGCGGCCGGACCTTCGTCCAGGGCGAGGCCGGCGACCGGTTCGCCGTCCGCAACTCCGGCGCCACCGCCGTCGTCGAGGGCGTCGGCGACTTCGGCTGCGAGTACATGACCGGCGGCACCGTCCTCAACCTCGGCGGGTTCGGCAAGGGCCTCGGCAACGGCATGAGCGGCGGCTTCCTCTACCAGTACGACCCGGAGGGCGAGCTGGCCGGGCGGGTCAGCGCGGACTCGCTGCTGGTGTTCCCGGTGACCGACACCGGGCACGGCGCCTTCCACGAGCAGGCCGTACGCCTGCTGCTGGCCTGGCACGCCGAGGCGACCGGCTCGCCGCTCGCGGCCCGGCTGCTGGCGGACTGGGAGAACGAGCGGCGGCACGTGTACTGCGGGATGCCGCGGGCGCTGCTGCTGTCCCAGGACGCCGGTGAGATCCTCGCCGCCGCCACCCGCTCCGAACTCCTGGACGAGCTGGCGACCTCGATCGCCACGGACAAGCTGCGCGCGTTCAAGGTCGACTACCGCGACCGCCGTACCGTGCTCGGCGGCCGGGCCCCGGCCTTCGGCGACCAGGGCAGCGACGACATGTTCTCGCTGCTGTCGTCGTACGCGGTGCTCGGCGCGGCGCAGGACCTCGCGCTCCAGCGGGTGCCCGGGGCGAGCGGCCCGGACGATCCGCGGGTCGCCGAGGCCGTCCGCAACCTCGTCCTCACCGAGGACTTCTTCGTCAAGCAGCGCGTCGTGAAGTATCTGCGGGGCACGCTGGACCGCTTCGACGACGGCGAACTCGCCACGCTCATCGCGATCAAGCGGCTCGACGACTACAAGAGCGCGCTGCGGCAGCGCAACAACCTCAGCGTGGACGCCCCCGGCACCTACGGCTGGATCCTCCACCAGAACGCCAAGAACGCCGGCCGCGTGCGCGCCGCCCGGTTCGACGAGCTGCTCGCCACGGCGGCGCTCGACGACATCGCCGGACGCCGCGTCCCGCAGGCCCCGACCGAGACGGTGACCGCGTGA
- a CDS encoding TetR/AcrR family transcriptional regulator C-terminal domain-containing protein, with protein MERAARTGSAPRSRTPLSKGRVLVTAVALADEGGVDALSMRRIAQALDVVPMALYKHVAHKNALLDGMIDVLVGEIDPPAEGADWKTAVRGRVLSARRMLLRHPWAPEVIESRMKARATPTPAVMAYLDSMIGLFRAGGFSIALVHHAMHVMGSRLLGFSQELFQDTPGGEPDPDAPPPEEMAARYPHITALAMAVAHDEDSVVGSGCDDQAEFEFALDLTLDGLERLLART; from the coding sequence GTGGAGAGAGCCGCACGGACCGGGTCCGCCCCGCGCTCCCGCACCCCGCTGAGCAAGGGGCGCGTCCTGGTCACCGCCGTCGCGCTGGCCGACGAGGGCGGGGTCGACGCGCTCAGCATGCGCCGGATCGCCCAGGCCCTCGACGTCGTCCCCATGGCCCTCTACAAGCACGTGGCCCACAAGAACGCGCTGCTGGACGGCATGATCGACGTCCTCGTCGGGGAGATCGACCCGCCCGCCGAGGGCGCCGACTGGAAGACCGCCGTGCGCGGGCGCGTGCTGTCGGCCCGCCGCATGCTGCTGCGCCACCCGTGGGCGCCCGAGGTGATCGAGTCCCGGATGAAGGCGCGGGCCACCCCGACGCCCGCGGTCATGGCCTACCTGGACTCGATGATCGGCCTGTTCCGGGCCGGCGGGTTCTCCATCGCCCTGGTCCATCACGCGATGCACGTCATGGGCAGCCGGCTGCTCGGCTTCTCGCAGGAACTGTTCCAGGACACCCCCGGCGGCGAGCCGGACCCGGACGCGCCGCCGCCCGAGGAGATGGCCGCGCGCTATCCGCACATCACCGCCCTGGCCATGGCCGTCGCGCACGACGAGGACTCCGTCGTCGGCTCCGGCTGCGACGACCAGGCCGAGTTCGAGTTCGCCCTGGACCTGACCCTGGACGGCCTCGAACGGCTGCTCGCCAGGACCTGA
- a CDS encoding NAD(P)-dependent alcohol dehydrogenase, whose product MKAIVQERFGPPDVLRLVDTDRPEPGAGEVLVRVRAAALNPYDWHMLRGDPYVARLLGGVGRTRPLSRVAGIDAAGQVEAVGDGVRGLRPGDEVLGFCRGSFAEYARTPADLLVPKPAHLTFEQAAAVPMAAVTALRGIRTVGRVRAGHRVLVNGAGGGVGTFAVQIAAALDAEVTGVCSARNADLVRSLGATHVLDHTRDDFTDRHAHYDVILDNVGNHPLRRLRRALTPTGTLVANGGGSPGRVFGAMGFMLRTAAVDTVVRQRLLPILPSAPAGPTHDDLLAVTALIESGTLTPVVDRTYPLADTAEGVRHVERGHARGKAVVVVG is encoded by the coding sequence ATGAAGGCGATCGTCCAGGAGAGGTTCGGGCCGCCGGACGTGCTGCGGCTGGTGGACACCGACCGGCCCGAGCCGGGCGCAGGCGAGGTCCTGGTGCGGGTGCGCGCGGCCGCGCTCAACCCCTACGACTGGCACATGCTGCGCGGCGACCCGTACGTGGCGCGGCTGCTGGGCGGTGTCGGGCGCACCCGGCCGCTCTCCCGGGTCGCGGGGATCGACGCGGCCGGGCAGGTGGAGGCGGTCGGCGACGGCGTCCGGGGGCTCCGGCCCGGGGACGAGGTGCTGGGGTTCTGCCGCGGCTCCTTCGCCGAGTACGCGCGCACCCCCGCGGACCTGCTCGTGCCCAAGCCCGCGCACCTCACCTTCGAGCAGGCCGCGGCCGTACCGATGGCGGCGGTGACGGCCCTGCGCGGCATCCGGACCGTGGGACGGGTCCGGGCAGGACACCGGGTGCTGGTCAACGGCGCGGGCGGCGGCGTCGGCACGTTCGCCGTGCAGATCGCCGCCGCCCTGGACGCCGAGGTCACCGGCGTGTGCAGCGCGCGCAACGCGGACCTGGTGCGCTCGCTGGGCGCCACGCACGTCCTCGACCACACGCGGGACGACTTCACCGACCGGCACGCGCACTACGACGTGATCCTGGACAACGTCGGCAACCACCCGCTGCGCCGCCTGCGCCGGGCGCTCACCCCGACCGGCACCCTCGTCGCCAACGGCGGCGGATCGCCCGGCCGGGTGTTCGGGGCGATGGGCTTCATGCTGCGCACGGCCGCCGTCGACACCGTTGTCCGACAGCGCCTGCTCCCCATCCTTCCGTCCGCCCCGGCCGGGCCGACCCACGACGACCTGCTCGCCGTCACCGCACTGATCGAGTCCGGCACGCTCACCCCGGTCGTCGACCGCACCTACCCCCTGGCCGACACCGCGGAGGGCGTCCGGCACGTGGAGCGGGGGCATGCGCGGGGGAAGGCGGTGGTCGTGGTGGGGTGA
- the secD gene encoding protein translocase subunit SecD, protein MRALLALAVLVGSLAIALTVPVRLGLDLRGGTQIVLETRSTPTTDAGREATDRTLEVLRGRVDALGVAEPTLVRSGENRIIVELPGVQDPKEAADVLGRTAQLTVHAVLGTAENPGAATAPASPADPASARTLPDESGQPLRLADAGLTGQDVKGADARFDQQSGAGWHVTVDFTGTGSDRWTDLTARAACHPAGDPQRRIAIVLDDKIISSPQVAASVSCGAGIAGGSTQITGSFDDTEARELALLISGGALPVPVDTVEQRTIGATLGDAAITAAAWAAVIGTCLTALFIIAVYRLMGFLATLALACYGLISYAALAALGATLTLPGLAGFVLAIGMAVDANVLVFERAREESAVRGRSGTAGTRSALSAGFRGALSAIADSNITTLIAAALLFAFASGPVRGFGVTLGIGVLASMISALLITRVLAEYAVSRPAVFRRPRLTGIAGSGWVRDRLVRRDPSPMRRPRRWLAASGLVLVVAVAGILVRGLDFGIEFTGGRLIEYTTSTPVDPDRARAALTDAGFPRAVVQSSGDTALTVRAEHLTDAEAATVTETVGRLGGDTQKVRDELIGPTLGDELRRNALIALGLALGAQLVYLAVRFRWRFATAAVGALAHDALILVGAFAWLGKPVDGVFLAALLTVIGYSVNDSVVLFDRVRELIARDRTAALSRLTDRAILQTLPRTVNTGMGAALILTTLAVLADDTLTDFALALLIGLAVGTYSSVFTAAPLAIELHPGRNAPRRPAASGVPRARRQRERERERERS, encoded by the coding sequence ATGCGTGCGCTCCTCGCGCTCGCCGTGCTCGTCGGCTCGCTGGCCATCGCGCTCACCGTGCCGGTCCGCCTCGGGCTCGATCTGCGCGGCGGCACCCAGATCGTGCTGGAAACCCGCTCCACCCCCACCACCGACGCCGGCCGGGAGGCCACCGACCGCACCCTGGAGGTGCTGCGCGGCCGCGTCGACGCGCTCGGTGTCGCCGAACCGACCCTCGTCCGCTCGGGCGAGAACCGCATCATCGTCGAACTGCCGGGCGTGCAGGACCCGAAGGAGGCCGCCGACGTCCTGGGCCGCACCGCACAGCTCACCGTCCACGCGGTCCTCGGCACCGCAGAGAACCCGGGCGCCGCCACGGCCCCGGCGAGCCCGGCCGATCCCGCATCGGCACGCACCCTGCCCGACGAGTCCGGGCAGCCGCTGCGGCTCGCGGACGCCGGTCTGACCGGGCAGGACGTGAAGGGCGCCGACGCCCGGTTCGACCAGCAGAGCGGCGCCGGATGGCATGTCACCGTCGACTTCACCGGCACCGGCAGCGACCGCTGGACGGACCTGACCGCGCGGGCGGCGTGCCATCCCGCGGGCGACCCGCAGCGCCGTATCGCGATCGTCCTCGACGACAAGATCATCTCTTCGCCGCAGGTCGCCGCCTCGGTGAGCTGCGGGGCCGGCATCGCGGGCGGCAGCACGCAGATCACGGGGTCGTTCGACGACACCGAGGCCCGCGAACTGGCCCTGCTCATCTCCGGCGGCGCCCTGCCCGTACCGGTCGACACCGTCGAGCAGCGCACGATCGGCGCCACCCTGGGCGACGCGGCGATCACCGCCGCCGCCTGGGCCGCCGTCATCGGCACCTGTCTGACCGCGCTGTTCATCATCGCCGTCTACCGGCTCATGGGCTTCCTCGCGACGCTGGCCCTGGCCTGCTACGGCCTGATCTCCTACGCCGCCCTGGCCGCGCTCGGCGCGACGCTGACGCTGCCGGGTCTCGCCGGGTTCGTGCTGGCGATCGGCATGGCCGTGGACGCCAACGTGCTGGTCTTCGAACGGGCCCGTGAGGAGAGCGCCGTGCGAGGCCGCTCCGGTACGGCGGGCACGCGGTCGGCGCTGTCCGCCGGGTTCCGCGGGGCGCTGAGCGCCATCGCCGACTCCAACATCACCACGCTGATCGCCGCCGCCCTGCTGTTCGCCTTCGCCTCCGGGCCGGTCCGCGGCTTCGGCGTCACCCTGGGCATCGGTGTCCTCGCCTCGATGATCAGCGCCCTGCTGATCACCCGGGTGCTCGCGGAGTACGCGGTGAGCCGCCCCGCGGTGTTCCGGCGGCCCCGGCTGACCGGCATCGCGGGCTCCGGGTGGGTCCGTGACCGGCTGGTGCGGCGCGACCCGTCGCCGATGCGCCGTCCGCGCCGATGGCTGGCCGCCTCCGGCCTGGTGCTCGTGGTGGCCGTCGCGGGGATCCTGGTGCGTGGTCTGGACTTCGGGATCGAGTTCACCGGCGGCCGTCTCATCGAGTACACGACGAGCACGCCCGTCGACCCCGACCGGGCCCGTGCCGCCCTGACCGACGCCGGGTTCCCGCGCGCGGTCGTCCAGTCCTCCGGCGACACCGCGCTCACCGTGCGCGCCGAGCATCTGACCGACGCCGAGGCGGCGACCGTCACGGAGACCGTCGGCCGGCTCGGCGGTGACACCCAGAAGGTCCGCGACGAGCTGATCGGTCCCACGCTGGGCGACGAACTGCGCCGCAACGCCCTCATCGCCCTCGGTCTGGCCCTCGGCGCCCAACTGGTCTATCTCGCGGTCCGCTTCCGCTGGCGGTTCGCCACCGCGGCCGTCGGCGCCCTCGCCCATGACGCGCTGATCCTGGTCGGCGCGTTCGCCTGGCTCGGCAAGCCGGTCGACGGGGTGTTCCTGGCGGCCCTGCTCACGGTCATCGGCTACTCGGTCAACGACTCCGTCGTCCTCTTCGACCGCGTCCGGGAGCTGATCGCCCGCGACCGCACGGCCGCCCTGTCCCGGCTGACGGACCGGGCGATCCTCCAGACCCTGCCCCGCACCGTGAACACCGGCATGGGCGCGGCGCTCATCCTGACCACCCTCGCCGTCCTCGCCGACGACACCCTGACCGACTTCGCCCTCGCCCTGCTCATCGGCCTGGCGGTCGGCACGTACTCCTCGGTCTTCACGGCGGCACCCCTGGCGATCGAACTGCATCCCGGCAGGAACGCCCCACGCCGGCCCGCGGCGTCCGGGGTCCCGCGGGCCCGACGGCAGCGGGAGAGGGAGAGGGAGAGGGAGAGGAGCTGA
- a CDS encoding response regulator, whose amino-acid sequence MSEPNDPPEPVTATRPSPLTTTTTTTITATAAPPRPIRILLADDHALVRLGVRLILDREPDLEVVAEAGDGAEAVDAARHADVDLAILDIAMPRLTGLQATRELAALKPGLRILMLTMHDNEQYLFQALKSGACGYVLKSVADRDLVAACRAAMRDEPFLYPGAVTALIRNYLDRVRHGEEDAGQLLTPREEEVLKLVAEGHSSKEIAEILFISVKTVHRHRANLLHKLGLRDRLELTRYAIRAGLIEP is encoded by the coding sequence ATGTCCGAGCCGAACGACCCTCCCGAACCCGTCACGGCCACAAGGCCGTCGCCCCTCACGACCACGACCACGACCACGATCACGGCCACGGCCGCGCCGCCGAGGCCGATCCGCATCCTGCTCGCCGACGACCACGCCCTCGTACGGCTCGGTGTGCGGCTGATCCTGGACCGGGAGCCGGATCTGGAGGTCGTCGCCGAGGCCGGAGACGGTGCCGAGGCCGTCGACGCGGCCCGGCACGCGGACGTGGACCTCGCCATCCTCGACATCGCCATGCCCCGGCTGACCGGTCTCCAGGCCACCCGCGAACTGGCCGCGCTCAAGCCGGGCCTGCGCATCCTGATGCTGACGATGCACGACAACGAGCAGTACCTGTTCCAGGCGCTGAAGTCCGGGGCCTGCGGTTACGTCCTGAAGTCGGTCGCCGACCGCGATCTGGTCGCCGCCTGCCGCGCCGCGATGCGCGACGAGCCGTTCCTCTACCCGGGCGCGGTCACCGCCCTGATCCGCAACTACCTGGACCGGGTCAGACACGGCGAGGAGGACGCAGGGCAGCTCCTCACCCCGCGCGAGGAGGAGGTCCTCAAGCTGGTCGCCGAGGGACACTCCTCGAAGGAGATCGCCGAGATCCTCTTCATCAGCGTCAAGACCGTGCACCGCCACCGCGCCAACCTGCTGCACAAGCTCGGCCTGCGGGACCGCCTGGAGCTGACCCGGTACGCCATCCGGGCCGGCCTCATCGAACCCTGA